A genomic segment from Brevundimonas mediterranea encodes:
- a CDS encoding TonB-dependent receptor produces the protein MTSLWLAAGGAAAQAHAPAPFAAAADQTPHRFRISSGPLAQALRDLSRQSGMAVLADADLMNGRRTAQWQGRTTAWNALTRLLAPHPDLQGRIVGETLIIERAQAAPAPTTVTQLEEVVVLGRKGALQEALEIKRAYDGVSDVVSVDDQGLLPTNNLAESLARLPGVNAVRNHQTGEGDRLTIRGMSTEWNAYRINGVRLGGAGSRADKFYRGVRLSYLPPEGIQNLIVRKTLTPDLDGDALGGLIDIQTPTAFDADHDYVRLSAENGWLTRFDRPKSGKLALAVSRRLSDQLGLFVAANWSDARSQFEMVGGESDDLPPVWFDTFYSTGWDFDRFIMRGMELAIGETQVRRLGVNGSLDWRGGQQELHLRLQYNRYEGEEYRNRLNFRNDGLAGTERLVQVDSGRTGLAQPDAMVVGSDPDLGRIYGYSTADMKDVDGDGRITDADRDVRSVYSLAGASGVWDPMGFRLRRFWEATRESGLLSSITLGGRRWDGPWRIDYDVSLSRSQDDLDEGALLEFRTDAVEWLGNRGVRVIETDDPRFRLWGLNPAGMAAVQDPAAYDFRHLGDEWEQTSETLAQAQFGLTYTLTGGWLESVQAGGRYMHSNRRSAGGARPDLIGPETLADLEGLFGAPVTDLFDGRYVGDHRLGVVLDSRRMSAEIERAYRGDSAYFTVDPAFEPQADAERFRLKEQAAAGYVMAAARWAGTEITGGVRVEHTRSKVSFPILDALRGDGRDQRRNSFTNVLPSLHLRRALEGDKVLRAAIWTSFARPDIARMTSARQYVYDQDPDRDGEVNPEADWILQEIRQGNPDLKPMEAIGYDLSLEHYGRSTAWSAALFHKDIHNFLYRASTSSIRDGGLIDRGDENGTPVRAYANGRRARISGVELAIRHGLDWAPAPLDGLGVTANLTWQVSRADANIVWRVGDRLPFTETPETLASVELFWQGGGWEAAAGWSRQGGFLEGMDSFANDPYEQAYSFVDISLRRRLGGDGLASIQIRNLLNSHTYWYTFGSGPEDLREYIRTGPTVTLAISRSF, from the coding sequence GTGACGAGCCTGTGGCTTGCCGCGGGCGGCGCCGCAGCTCAAGCCCATGCCCCGGCCCCGTTCGCCGCCGCCGCCGACCAGACCCCGCACAGGTTTCGGATTTCCAGCGGCCCTCTTGCCCAGGCCCTGCGTGATCTTTCCCGGCAATCGGGCATGGCCGTTCTGGCCGACGCCGATCTGATGAACGGACGTCGCACAGCGCAGTGGCAAGGCCGAACCACCGCCTGGAACGCCCTGACCCGGCTGCTGGCCCCCCATCCGGACCTGCAAGGCCGCATCGTCGGGGAGACCCTGATCATCGAGCGGGCGCAGGCTGCGCCGGCGCCGACGACCGTGACCCAGCTCGAGGAGGTGGTGGTCCTGGGCCGCAAAGGGGCCCTCCAGGAGGCTCTGGAGATTAAACGGGCCTATGACGGCGTCAGCGATGTGGTCAGCGTCGACGACCAGGGCCTGTTGCCGACCAATAATCTGGCGGAAAGCCTCGCGCGCCTGCCCGGCGTCAACGCCGTCAGAAACCACCAGACCGGCGAAGGCGATCGCCTGACGATCCGCGGCATGTCGACCGAATGGAACGCTTATCGGATCAATGGCGTGCGCCTGGGCGGCGCCGGGTCGCGGGCGGACAAATTCTATCGTGGCGTCCGCCTCAGCTATCTGCCGCCCGAAGGAATCCAGAACCTGATCGTGCGAAAGACCCTGACGCCCGATCTGGACGGAGACGCCCTGGGCGGCCTGATCGACATTCAAACCCCGACGGCCTTCGACGCGGACCACGACTATGTGCGGCTGTCGGCGGAAAACGGCTGGTTGACCCGGTTCGACCGACCGAAGTCGGGCAAGTTGGCCTTGGCCGTCTCGCGCCGTCTCTCGGATCAGCTGGGCCTCTTCGTCGCCGCCAACTGGAGCGACGCCCGCTCGCAATTCGAGATGGTCGGCGGCGAGAGCGACGACCTGCCGCCCGTCTGGTTCGACACCTTCTATTCGACCGGCTGGGATTTCGACCGTTTCATCATGAGGGGCATGGAACTGGCCATCGGCGAGACCCAGGTGCGCCGCCTTGGGGTGAACGGGAGCCTGGATTGGCGAGGCGGGCAGCAGGAGCTTCACCTGCGGCTTCAGTACAACCGCTACGAGGGCGAGGAGTACCGGAACCGTCTGAATTTTCGGAACGACGGCCTGGCGGGAACCGAGCGGCTGGTCCAGGTGGACAGCGGTCGAACCGGTCTGGCGCAGCCGGACGCGATGGTGGTCGGTTCGGATCCGGATTTGGGGCGCATCTACGGCTACTCGACTGCGGACATGAAGGATGTGGACGGGGATGGGCGGATCACCGACGCCGACCGCGACGTCCGCTCCGTCTATAGTCTGGCTGGCGCATCGGGCGTGTGGGATCCAATGGGCTTCCGACTGAGACGGTTCTGGGAAGCGACGCGGGAATCCGGCCTGTTGTCGTCCATCACCCTGGGCGGACGGCGGTGGGACGGGCCGTGGCGGATCGACTATGATGTCTCGCTGTCGCGCTCTCAGGATGATCTGGACGAGGGCGCGCTCCTGGAATTCAGGACCGACGCCGTCGAATGGCTGGGCAATCGCGGCGTCCGGGTGATCGAGACCGACGATCCGCGCTTTCGCCTGTGGGGGCTCAATCCCGCCGGCATGGCGGCGGTTCAGGATCCGGCCGCCTATGATTTCAGACATCTGGGCGATGAGTGGGAACAGACGTCCGAGACCCTGGCCCAGGCCCAGTTCGGTCTGACCTATACGCTGACCGGCGGCTGGCTGGAGTCGGTCCAGGCCGGAGGGCGCTATATGCACTCGAACCGCCGCAGCGCGGGAGGCGCCCGCCCCGATCTGATCGGTCCGGAGACCCTGGCCGATCTGGAAGGGCTGTTCGGCGCGCCGGTCACGGACTTGTTCGACGGCCGCTATGTCGGGGACCACCGGCTGGGCGTGGTCTTGGACAGCCGACGGATGTCGGCCGAGATCGAACGGGCCTATCGCGGCGACAGCGCCTATTTCACCGTAGACCCCGCGTTCGAGCCCCAGGCCGACGCCGAGAGGTTCCGGCTGAAGGAACAGGCGGCGGCCGGCTATGTCATGGCCGCAGCCCGATGGGCCGGAACCGAGATCACGGGCGGCGTGCGGGTCGAGCACACCCGATCAAAGGTGAGTTTTCCCATTCTGGATGCGCTCCGTGGCGACGGACGGGATCAACGTCGAAACAGTTTCACCAATGTCCTGCCCTCGCTGCATCTGCGGCGCGCCCTGGAGGGCGACAAGGTCTTGCGGGCGGCGATCTGGACCAGTTTCGCCCGACCGGACATCGCCCGAATGACGTCGGCGCGGCAGTATGTCTACGATCAGGATCCCGACCGCGACGGCGAGGTCAATCCCGAGGCGGACTGGATCCTTCAGGAAATCCGCCAAGGCAATCCGGACCTGAAGCCTATGGAAGCCATCGGCTATGATCTGTCGCTCGAACACTATGGCCGATCGACAGCCTGGTCGGCGGCCCTGTTCCACAAGGACATTCATAATTTTCTCTATAGGGCCTCAACCAGTTCGATCCGCGACGGCGGACTGATTGACCGCGGGGATGAGAACGGGACGCCCGTGCGGGCCTACGCCAACGGTCGGCGGGCGCGGATCAGCGGGGTCGAACTGGCGATACGCCACGGCCTGGACTGGGCGCCCGCCCCGCTGGATGGGCTGGGCGTCACGGCCAATCTGACCTGGCAGGTCAGCCGCGCCGACGCCAACATCGTCTGGCGCGTCGGCGATCGGCTTCCCTTTACGGAGACGCCCGAGACCCTGGCGTCCGTCGAACTGTTCTGGCAGGGCGGCGGATGGGAGGCGGCGGCCGGCTGGAGCCGCCAGGGCGGCTTCCTCGAAGGTATGGATAGTTTCGCCAACGACCCCTACGAACAGGCCTACAGTTTTGTGGACATCAGCCTTCGACGACGGTTGGGCGGCGACGGCTTGGCGTCGATTCAGATCCGCAACCTGCTGAACAGCCATACCTATTGGTACACCTTCGGCTCGGGGCCGGAGGATTTGCGGGAGTACATCCGCACCGGGCCGACGGTGACCCTGGCGATCAGCCGCAGCTTCTGA
- a CDS encoding phospholipase domain-containing protein has protein sequence MIEAMQRRGGRAGGAFNPRLTTKTRDLSGACSLSVTDRFDFAQDELLLTVCNAAGGDVAHLQILDAHQPSASMDAFSLSPGDQVELIRTAAPYDLRLLGPDGFCRRFSGCLAEDGPVAARLKEPRRGRGLILEIVPAEDAWFCVNDETGLCPTRRYRLSAGAPLRLRLPVLPDGAYDLTVSRLGGAFSRRFAGRLASQDPLRSCG, from the coding sequence ATGATCGAAGCCATGCAAAGGCGCGGGGGCCGAGCGGGCGGCGCCTTCAATCCCCGTCTGACCACGAAGACGCGCGATCTTTCCGGGGCGTGCAGCCTCTCCGTGACGGATCGCTTTGACTTCGCCCAGGATGAGCTTTTGCTGACGGTGTGCAACGCGGCCGGCGGCGATGTGGCGCATCTTCAGATCCTCGATGCGCATCAGCCGTCGGCGTCCATGGACGCCTTCAGCCTGTCGCCCGGCGATCAGGTCGAACTGATCCGGACGGCCGCCCCCTATGATCTGCGCCTGCTTGGACCCGACGGCTTCTGCAGGCGCTTCTCCGGCTGTCTGGCCGAAGACGGCCCTGTCGCGGCGCGCCTGAAAGAGCCGCGCCGAGGTCGGGGCCTGATCCTGGAGATCGTCCCGGCCGAGGACGCCTGGTTCTGCGTCAATGACGAGACGGGCCTGTGTCCCACGCGTCGCTACAGGCTGAGCGCTGGAGCGCCCTTGCGCCTGCGACTTCCGGTCCTGCCGGACGGCGCCTACGACCTGACCGTCTCGCGCCTCGGCGGCGCCTTCAGCCGAAGGTTCGCGGGCCGCCTGGCGTCGCAGGATCCGCTCAGAAGCTGCGGCTGA
- a CDS encoding glycerophosphodiester phosphodiesterase family protein translates to MIARTAIVGLLAAWAAGLAATPALADPVCGQTAVMSRLQAELAKPRGALLIAAHRAGHLEAPENSLAAIDEAVREGADIVEIDVKVSADGVPFLMHDQTVTRTTGGAGEAESLTYAQLRRLRLEDSSEPPPTLVEAFRKTCGRVLVDLDLKTDRIGPVVAAVQGLGMTDQVVFFDSDGAVLRAVRELAPRALLMPRVSRSDGLAAAVEGLPAATIIHGDPESLTPQLRNGARALPARIWVNSLGDVDEALAVRATDLCSRLEGLLVLDANVIQTDRPRGLRRAVSDCGLAALP, encoded by the coding sequence GTGATAGCGCGTACCGCGATCGTCGGGCTGCTCGCGGCATGGGCGGCGGGGCTGGCGGCGACGCCGGCCCTGGCCGATCCGGTCTGCGGGCAGACCGCCGTCATGTCGCGCCTTCAGGCCGAACTGGCGAAGCCGCGCGGCGCCCTGCTGATCGCCGCGCACCGGGCCGGCCATCTCGAAGCGCCCGAGAACTCGCTGGCCGCCATCGACGAAGCGGTGCGCGAGGGCGCCGACATCGTGGAGATCGACGTCAAGGTCTCCGCCGACGGCGTGCCCTTTCTGATGCACGATCAAACGGTGACTCGGACCACCGGCGGCGCCGGCGAGGCCGAGAGCCTGACCTACGCCCAACTGCGTCGCCTGCGGCTGGAAGACAGTTCCGAGCCGCCCCCGACCCTGGTCGAGGCGTTTCGCAAGACGTGCGGACGGGTGCTGGTTGATCTGGACCTCAAGACGGATCGCATCGGCCCCGTGGTCGCGGCGGTGCAGGGGCTGGGAATGACGGACCAGGTCGTCTTCTTCGACTCCGACGGGGCGGTGTTGCGGGCGGTGCGTGAGCTCGCGCCGCGCGCCCTGCTCATGCCGCGCGTCAGCCGTTCCGACGGCTTGGCCGCCGCCGTCGAGGGGCTGCCGGCGGCGACGATCATTCACGGCGACCCCGAGTCTCTGACCCCGCAGCTCCGCAACGGGGCGCGGGCCCTGCCGGCGCGGATCTGGGTCAACAGTCTGGGCGATGTCGATGAGGCCTTGGCGGTCCGGGCGACCGACCTGTGTTCCCGGCTGGAGGGACTGCTGGTCCTGGACGCCAATGTGATTCAGACGGATCGGCCACGGGGCCTTCGGCGCGCCGTGAGCGACTGCGGGCTCGCGGCGCTGCCATGA
- a CDS encoding purple acid phosphatase family protein: MRLSLRLAATLSCSVLAFAALQAVPAQAQTASLPERVIVNLTETPSTSLAFNWRAEAGAGDGFIEYAILTPGPAYPAKAVRLPAQRTSAAFTTRDEQNVAADYYSVRLTGLTPDTQYVYRVGKEGAWSPGRQVKTAAAEVRPFTFLYMGDVQNDIRSMGGLAVRRALRQTPDAAFMLFAGDLINRADNDAEWGEWFDMDAHRLAETPSLMTPGNHEYMKPQGSTPQMLAPQWRLQFTLPENGPSDMLTETVYRVDYQGVRIISLDADMIDEDPQAARDQVAWLERQLADNPSRWTVVFLHYPLYSTARGRSGEELRAVLQPLFDRYHVDLVLAGHDHTYGRGRPHDQGPVYMVSNVGPKQYPLGDLNWTERKASGVQVFQQVEVSAARLTMRAFTMDGALYDAFQLDKPGAGPARLTDLKPATPELILRREDQ; encoded by the coding sequence ATGCGCCTGTCCCTGCGCCTCGCCGCGACCCTGTCCTGCAGCGTCCTGGCCTTCGCCGCCCTCCAGGCCGTCCCGGCGCAAGCCCAGACGGCTTCCCTGCCCGAACGCGTCATCGTCAATCTGACCGAGACGCCGTCGACCAGCTTGGCCTTCAACTGGCGCGCCGAAGCGGGTGCGGGCGACGGCTTCATCGAATATGCGATTCTGACGCCGGGGCCGGCCTACCCTGCCAAAGCCGTCCGCCTGCCGGCGCAGCGCACCTCCGCCGCCTTCACGACGCGGGACGAACAGAACGTCGCCGCCGACTATTACAGCGTGCGGCTGACCGGCCTGACCCCCGACACCCAATACGTCTATCGCGTGGGCAAGGAAGGCGCCTGGTCGCCCGGGCGCCAGGTCAAGACCGCCGCCGCCGAGGTTCGTCCCTTCACCTTCCTCTATATGGGCGACGTCCAGAACGACATCCGCTCCATGGGCGGCCTGGCCGTGCGCCGCGCCCTGCGCCAGACCCCGGACGCGGCCTTCATGCTGTTCGCCGGCGACCTGATCAACCGGGCCGACAACGACGCGGAATGGGGCGAATGGTTCGATATGGACGCCCACCGTCTGGCCGAGACCCCGTCGCTGATGACGCCGGGCAACCACGAATACATGAAGCCCCAGGGCTCGACCCCGCAAATGCTGGCGCCCCAGTGGCGGCTGCAATTCACCCTGCCCGAGAACGGCCCGTCCGACATGCTGACCGAGACCGTGTATCGGGTCGATTATCAGGGCGTTCGCATCATCTCGCTCGACGCCGACATGATCGACGAAGACCCCCAGGCCGCGCGGGATCAGGTGGCCTGGCTGGAGCGGCAACTGGCCGACAACCCGTCGCGCTGGACGGTCGTCTTCCTGCACTACCCCCTCTATTCCACCGCCCGGGGCCGCAGCGGCGAGGAACTGCGCGCCGTGCTGCAACCCCTGTTCGACCGCTATCACGTCGACTTGGTGCTGGCCGGCCATGACCACACCTATGGACGCGGCCGCCCCCACGATCAGGGCCCGGTCTATATGGTCTCCAACGTCGGGCCGAAGCAGTATCCGCTGGGCGACCTCAACTGGACGGAGCGCAAGGCCAGCGGCGTGCAGGTGTTCCAGCAGGTCGAGGTCTCTGCGGCCCGACTGACGATGCGGGCCTTCACCATGGACGGCGCCCTGTACGACGCCTTCCAACTGGACAAGCCCGGCGCGGGTCCGGCGCGCCTGACCGATCTGAAGCCGGCGACGCCGGAACTGATCCTGCGGCGCGAGGACCAGTAG
- a CDS encoding TonB-dependent receptor, whose product MKTKSRYLAAAGGLALIAAFPQWAAAQSQSQSQSTSSEAETAAQPNPAVLDEVVVTGYLQGLRRSIDEKRNSDMISDSVSADDMGKLPSSNLTEAASRIPGVSAVRNHFTGEGDRVVIRGMATEYNAYAVNGVRMGGTGSPGDNFFRGVRLSFLPTSGVDAITVYKSLLPYMDGDAIGGTIDIKTPTAFDYDPTHVAGSIEGTLLQQRDDRTSWAADVAFGKQFSDRLGLFVTGNYSERASQFEQIGNSGDNMPRNWYSKAQSLDFDPQTFVTRGLEMSTGDTDVTRWGFNGSLDWRGDNHDFHLRGQYNEYEETQFRNRLNFRNEAGTSASARLEQVDKSRGDLIQPANAVIGYDDIKGAIYNYTTAQIVDRDKDDKITDADKGSNSYYSLNGSSGSWDPKGFRLRRYWEGGTTEGVLQMVNFGGESRFREFTLDYDLSHSESEDNIVDSYEMYFGRNAYLWKGNEGVEIVSQGDPQYLKWVLNPAGMAGVQDLTQYTASSLSGSYGGAKETLNQAQFNLRYQPTGSWLQEVRAGAKYYKSERERLEGSLIDLEPRGTMADYSALFGEAITDMFDGRYTGQYQLGPVIDTDKMMAEIERAKAGNSTLLTLNEADSIDYASTWFYDEQVVSAYVMGTARFGAAEVIAGVRVEDTSNDIRAWTENPVRGEDYTTDTSGFTNWLPSIHVNYDVSWNAKLRAAIWTSVSRPDIKRMTSVKEYSYDGDPDGDGVTNPTSEWVLTGIVQGNPDLEPMTSVNYDLSAEYYNGRTGAYSVALFYKDLDKFLFRSSSSVIRDGTEGEFDDPSGVPVSMPMNGRKAEIRGVEINARQQLHWLPAPFDGLGVAANATIQRSEAETGLSWHPEGYTLPFMETPDHIVNLELFWERNGWEAYVAYNYQDVSLEDIEDFGNDPYEQDYHFVDLMARRQITPNLTATFKVQNLLDNYTYFYTFGEGKGGVRDYIENGRYLSLNLNWRL is encoded by the coding sequence ATGAAAACCAAATCTCGCTATCTGGCGGCGGCCGGAGGCCTGGCGTTGATCGCGGCCTTTCCGCAATGGGCGGCGGCCCAATCGCAGTCGCAGTCGCAATCGACCTCGTCCGAGGCGGAAACGGCGGCGCAACCCAACCCCGCCGTCCTCGATGAAGTCGTCGTCACCGGCTATCTGCAGGGCCTGCGCCGCTCGATCGACGAGAAGCGCAACAGCGACATGATCTCGGACAGCGTCAGCGCCGACGACATGGGCAAGCTGCCGTCGTCCAACCTGACCGAGGCCGCATCGCGCATTCCGGGCGTGTCGGCGGTCCGCAACCACTTCACCGGCGAAGGCGACCGGGTGGTGATCCGGGGCATGGCGACCGAATACAACGCCTACGCCGTCAACGGCGTGCGCATGGGCGGCACCGGATCGCCGGGCGACAACTTCTTCCGCGGCGTGCGCCTCAGCTTCCTGCCGACGTCGGGCGTCGATGCGATCACCGTCTACAAGAGCCTGCTGCCCTATATGGACGGCGACGCCATCGGCGGCACCATCGACATCAAGACGCCGACGGCCTTCGACTATGATCCGACCCATGTGGCGGGCTCGATCGAGGGCACCCTGCTGCAACAGCGCGACGACCGGACCTCATGGGCCGCCGATGTGGCCTTCGGCAAGCAGTTCTCCGATCGGCTGGGCCTGTTCGTGACCGGCAACTACTCGGAACGCGCCTCGCAGTTCGAGCAGATCGGCAACTCCGGGGATAATATGCCCCGTAACTGGTACAGCAAGGCCCAGAGCCTGGACTTCGATCCCCAGACCTTCGTGACCCGCGGTCTGGAAATGTCCACCGGCGACACGGACGTGACGCGCTGGGGCTTCAACGGCTCGCTGGACTGGCGCGGCGACAATCACGACTTCCACCTGCGTGGTCAGTACAATGAGTATGAAGAGACCCAGTTCAGGAACCGCCTCAACTTCCGCAACGAGGCCGGCACCAGCGCCTCGGCGCGCCTGGAGCAGGTCGACAAGTCGCGCGGCGACCTGATCCAGCCGGCGAACGCCGTCATCGGCTACGATGACATCAAGGGCGCCATCTACAACTACACCACCGCCCAGATCGTCGACCGCGACAAGGACGACAAGATCACCGACGCGGACAAGGGTTCCAACAGCTATTACAGCCTGAACGGCTCGTCGGGCTCGTGGGATCCCAAAGGCTTCCGCCTGCGTCGCTACTGGGAAGGCGGCACGACCGAAGGCGTGCTGCAGATGGTCAACTTCGGCGGCGAAAGCCGCTTCCGCGAGTTCACCCTCGACTACGACCTGTCGCACTCGGAATCCGAGGACAATATCGTCGACAGCTACGAGATGTATTTCGGCCGCAACGCCTATCTGTGGAAGGGCAATGAAGGCGTCGAGATCGTCAGCCAGGGGGATCCGCAGTACCTGAAATGGGTGCTGAACCCCGCCGGCATGGCGGGCGTCCAGGACCTGACCCAGTACACCGCCTCCAGCCTGAGCGGCAGCTACGGCGGCGCCAAGGAAACCCTGAACCAGGCCCAGTTCAACCTGCGCTACCAGCCGACAGGCTCCTGGCTGCAAGAGGTCCGCGCCGGCGCCAAATACTACAAGTCCGAGCGTGAACGCCTGGAAGGTTCGCTGATCGACCTGGAGCCCCGGGGCACCATGGCCGACTATTCCGCCCTGTTCGGCGAAGCGATCACCGACATGTTCGACGGCCGTTACACCGGCCAGTACCAACTCGGCCCCGTCATCGACACCGACAAGATGATGGCCGAGATCGAACGCGCCAAGGCGGGGAATTCGACCCTGCTGACGCTGAACGAGGCGGACTCGATCGACTACGCCTCCACCTGGTTCTACGACGAACAGGTAGTGTCTGCCTATGTGATGGGCACGGCTCGTTTCGGCGCGGCCGAAGTGATCGCCGGCGTGCGGGTCGAGGACACCAGCAACGACATCCGCGCCTGGACCGAAAACCCGGTGCGGGGCGAGGACTACACCACCGACACCTCGGGCTTCACCAACTGGCTGCCCTCGATCCACGTCAACTATGACGTGAGCTGGAACGCCAAGCTGCGGGCGGCGATCTGGACCAGCGTCTCGCGTCCGGACATCAAACGGATGACCTCGGTCAAGGAATACAGCTACGACGGCGATCCCGACGGCGACGGCGTGACCAACCCGACCAGCGAATGGGTGCTGACCGGCATCGTCCAGGGCAATCCCGATCTCGAGCCGATGACCTCGGTCAACTACGACCTGTCGGCGGAATATTACAACGGACGCACGGGCGCCTACTCCGTCGCGCTGTTCTACAAGGATCTGGACAAGTTCCTGTTCCGCTCCTCGTCGTCGGTCATTCGGGACGGCACGGAGGGCGAGTTCGACGATCCGTCGGGCGTGCCCGTCTCCATGCCGATGAACGGTCGCAAGGCCGAGATCCGCGGCGTCGAGATCAACGCCCGCCAGCAGCTCCACTGGCTGCCGGCGCCGTTCGACGGGCTGGGCGTGGCGGCGAACGCCACCATCCAGCGCTCGGAAGCCGAAACCGGCCTGTCCTGGCACCCTGAAGGCTACACCCTGCCCTTCATGGAAACCCCCGACCACATCGTGAACCTGGAACTGTTCTGGGAGCGCAACGGCTGGGAGGCCTATGTGGCCTACAACTATCAGGACGTGTCTCTGGAAGACATCGAGGACTTCGGCAACGATCCCTATGAGCAGGACTACCACTTCGTGGACCTGATGGCGCGGCGTCAGATCACGCCGAACCTGACGGCCACCTTCAAGGTGCAGAACCTGCTGGACAACTACACCTACTTCTACACCTTCGGTGAAGGAAAGGGCGGCGTCCGCGACTACATCGAGAACGGTCGTTACCTGAGCCTGAACCTGAACTGGCGGCTCTGA
- a CDS encoding alpha/beta fold hydrolase yields MILLHGGLSSHQAWGRQVPALLDAGYQVILIDSRGHGRSTLGSTPLSYDQLAEDVGAVIDHLQLNRPAIIGWSDGAITALVLGMDRGDQLGPIYAFGANMDLQGVRKDAGDAPILRQVGPRLAADYAELSPAPDFSGLTQAVRTMQTTRLHYGPGQLALIRAPQVLIVAGSEDEFITPQHAAYIADAIPGASLQYLADSGHFAPWQSPELFNQSMIRFLKSAGYAPDTAETVPAAPDGMDARTMARGDALPQAASVCLPAAVQCRSPAEPAGSRPGRSAAPLQHSAPHPTPKAQCGPGWMIPLPLRPVRHRGAKPRHGAEEGCRFVNDGADLCI; encoded by the coding sequence GTGATCCTGTTGCACGGAGGACTGTCCAGCCATCAGGCCTGGGGCCGACAGGTCCCCGCTCTCCTTGACGCCGGCTATCAGGTCATCCTCATTGACAGCCGGGGCCACGGTCGCAGCACCCTGGGTTCGACACCTCTGAGCTACGATCAGTTGGCCGAGGATGTCGGAGCGGTGATCGATCATCTGCAGTTGAACCGACCCGCAATCATAGGCTGGAGCGACGGCGCCATAACGGCGCTCGTGCTCGGCATGGACCGAGGCGATCAACTCGGCCCCATCTATGCGTTCGGCGCCAATATGGATCTGCAGGGTGTCCGCAAGGACGCCGGCGATGCGCCGATCCTGCGGCAGGTAGGGCCCCGCCTCGCCGCCGATTATGCCGAGCTCTCGCCCGCCCCGGATTTCTCCGGGCTGACCCAGGCGGTCAGGACCATGCAGACAACGCGACTTCACTACGGCCCCGGTCAACTCGCCCTGATCCGGGCGCCCCAGGTTCTGATCGTCGCGGGCTCGGAGGATGAATTCATAACGCCGCAGCATGCCGCCTATATTGCGGACGCCATCCCGGGCGCCAGTCTTCAGTATCTGGCGGACAGCGGGCATTTCGCGCCCTGGCAGAGCCCGGAACTGTTCAACCAGTCCATGATCCGGTTTCTGAAGTCAGCCGGATACGCGCCGGACACGGCGGAGACCGTGCCCGCCGCGCCAGACGGAATGGACGCGAGAACAATGGCCAGGGGCGACGCCCTGCCCCAGGCCGCAAGCGTCTGCCTCCCCGCCGCCGTCCAATGCCGGTCTCCGGCTGAACCGGCCGGGTCTCGACCGGGACGGAGCGCGGCGCCGCTTCAACATTCAGCGCCGCACCCTACGCCGAAGGCTCAGTGCGGTCCGGGCTGGATGATCCCCCTACCCTTGCGGCCCGTGCGGCATCGCGGCGCAAAGCCTCGGCACGGAGCCGAAGAAGGTTGCCGGTTCGTCAATGACGGGGCGGATCTGTGTATCTGA
- a CDS encoding DUF6491 family protein: protein MRILLTSALAASTVAAMSLSACAPAATRAAAAADGEKSVARCFRTDSVRNFRTDRQSDLYIRSLRDDVFQINTSGACWDLDSAVSIAVTPTLGGSDTVCVGDPVQIIVPNADPGRRTCRAFVTKSLTAEEVAALPDRARP, encoded by the coding sequence ATGCGTATCCTGCTGACCTCCGCGCTCGCCGCCTCGACGGTGGCGGCCATGAGCCTTTCCGCCTGCGCGCCCGCCGCAACCAGGGCCGCGGCCGCCGCCGACGGCGAAAAGTCCGTCGCCCGCTGCTTCCGTACAGACAGCGTGCGCAACTTCCGCACCGATCGCCAGTCCGACCTCTATATCCGGTCGTTGCGCGACGATGTGTTCCAGATCAACACCAGCGGCGCCTGCTGGGATCTGGATTCGGCGGTGTCCATCGCCGTGACGCCGACCCTCGGCGGATCCGACACCGTCTGCGTCGGCGATCCGGTCCAGATCATCGTGCCGAACGCCGACCCGGGTCGCCGCACCTGCCGGGCCTTCGTCACCAAGTCGCTGACCGCGGAAGAGGTGGCCGCCCTGCCGGATCGCGCCAGACCCTGA